The Methanobrevibacter gottschalkii DSM 11977 genome includes a region encoding these proteins:
- a CDS encoding UPF0179 family protein — protein MITLIGKDLAKEGQEFVFLGPADECENCRFKSSCVGNLELNRKYVVVNVKENEQKCPIHSSGLVIPVEIDRAQIDVLTASKNIFEGSTFTFNAPDCDEVCEFHDLCFPEGLQEDDKCLVLNNNGKHNGECKKGFKLNKLTLGFVI, from the coding sequence ATGATTACATTAATAGGTAAAGATTTGGCTAAAGAAGGTCAAGAATTTGTTTTTTTAGGTCCGGCTGATGAATGTGAAAATTGCAGATTTAAATCATCTTGTGTTGGAAACTTAGAATTAAACAGAAAATATGTTGTTGTAAATGTTAAGGAAAATGAGCAAAAATGCCCGATTCACTCCAGTGGACTTGTAATTCCTGTTGAAATTGATAGGGCACAAATTGATGTATTGACTGCTTCTAAAAATATTTTTGAAGGATCAACATTTACATTTAATGCTCCTGATTGTGATGAGGTATGTGAATTCCATGATTTATGTTTCCCTGAGGGATTACAAGAAGATGACAAATGTCTTGTCTTGAATAACAATGGCAAACATAATGGGGAATGCAAAAAAGGATTCAAACTCAATAAACTTACTTTAGGATTTGTGATATGA
- the rpiA gene encoding ribose-5-phosphate isomerase RpiA — MKNTSGNSSSKKNAGYKAAEYVEDGMVLGLGTGSTTHFFIEKVGMRIKEEGISIKGIPTSFQSLLIAKQWNIPITTLEENDIDLSVDGADEVDREFNLIKGGGAAHTKEKIVDYAAKQFIVIVDESKFVDKLGDFPVPVEVLPDASRMAIKELEDMGAECEIRMAQRKDGPVITDNGNFVIDAKFDKIESPRHLEIDINTIPGVVENGIFTQMVDKVIIGTDEGTKEL, encoded by the coding sequence ATGAAAAATACTAGTGGTAACAGTTCCAGTAAAAAGAATGCAGGTTATAAAGCTGCAGAGTATGTAGAAGATGGAATGGTTTTAGGATTGGGAACTGGTTCAACAACTCACTTTTTCATTGAAAAGGTGGGCATGAGAATCAAAGAGGAAGGAATAAGCATAAAAGGTATTCCAACTTCATTTCAGTCATTATTGATTGCAAAACAATGGAATATTCCAATAACCACTTTGGAAGAAAATGATATTGATTTATCTGTTGATGGGGCAGATGAAGTGGACAGAGAATTTAATTTAATTAAAGGTGGGGGAGCAGCTCATACAAAAGAAAAGATAGTTGATTATGCTGCAAAACAATTCATTGTTATTGTGGATGAATCAAAATTTGTTGATAAATTAGGTGATTTTCCTGTACCTGTCGAAGTATTGCCTGATGCATCCCGTATGGCAATTAAAGAGTTAGAGGACATGGGGGCTGAATGTGAAATTAGAATGGCTCAAAGAAAAGATGGTCCTGTAATCACAGATAATGGTAATTTTGTAATTGATGCTAAATTTGATAAAATAGAATCACCAAGACACCTTGAAATTGATATAAATACTATTCCTGGTGTTGTTGAAAACGGTATATTTACCCAAATGGTTGATAAAGTTATTATTGGTACTGATGAAGGTACTAAAGAATTGTAG
- a CDS encoding right-handed parallel beta-helix repeat-containing protein, which yields MLFCLSTVSAKDTDLNANTLEKSNDVTILNEGDSNVSQIHSQHTVKVGSDSDSIQNTIDCMNDGDILNFETGTYKDICIYVNKSITINGNGAELIGYDTPSKSNTPEIIYNDTGKGGYAIGNFATLYIVKADNVVINGLKITGGANSTSTYSNALIYAMNSKNLTFKSNVLEGSSWGLYFQYCTDGHVTNNIIKNQAVTGFLNFGSARTSIENNKVINAKNHGIDVRHGTGPNVKIINNTVIGSKEGIYLMHSTGHVAANNTLINCTISSISCYGSKNIKLNGNKMQKSRIGVLLGGGYENITVGENMFTLDNLPYPPTFAYYIAEAKSEYQNDEDIMGTFSDSSLYTPNFVAFTGIDVPKDIGINYDPILEKTGPEWIVPEGASSSEIQNMINNMNNGDTLSFTQNAIYNEISIYTDKNIKILGNNATLVGCSGINFNNTHYLDNVAEKVRKSTNEGGYAIGYNAVLYILNTTNVVVSDLNIKAQYPKYDSSKVETTTNEYKTVGIYADSNSGLVITGCDVTGASWGIFQQYCKNSTIIRNNIHDIYTTGIMNFGSPNGIIAGNTVTDAANHGIDVRHGTGPNVTIFNNTISGAKEGIYLMHSKGHSAYNNTILNCKISGITAYGSGNEVLFNNTISGSRLGILLGGGYYNITIGKNTFKLDSLPFPPTFVTYLARADNKYQSEDDVIRTYSDKETAAVDANDITVGYKKGEFNITLIGQNGDKLSYEDLSISINGANFTAKTDEKGIAVIPLSLTTGIYNMTIKFAGNDNYAPINVTKTVTVNDDRIKTILSATSKTLYLTIISKGYSYKVTFKDMNGKAIANKKISFKIDGKTYSATTSSTGIANIKIKATTTGNKKATISFKGDDKYAPVTKTLTVKVIKQSSKISAYKKTFKVKIKTKKYTITLKNNKGKAIYKGTVYIKVKGKTYKAVTNSKGKATFKITKLTKKGKFTATIKYYGNKYYSSTSKQVLIRTRR from the coding sequence ATGTTATTTTGTTTAAGTACAGTATCTGCCAAAGATACAGATTTAAATGCAAATACATTAGAAAAAAGTAATGATGTGACTATATTAAATGAAGGCGATAGCAATGTTAGTCAAATACATTCACAACATACCGTTAAAGTTGGATCAGATAGTGATTCCATCCAAAATACAATTGATTGTATGAACGATGGAGACATACTTAATTTTGAAACCGGAACTTACAAGGATATATGTATTTATGTAAACAAAAGCATTACAATAAATGGTAATGGAGCGGAATTAATAGGATATGACACTCCTTCTAAAAGCAACACTCCTGAAATTATCTACAACGATACCGGTAAAGGAGGATATGCAATTGGAAATTTTGCTACTTTATACATTGTTAAGGCTGACAATGTTGTAATTAATGGTTTGAAAATAACCGGCGGTGCAAATAGTACTTCCACTTATTCTAATGCATTAATATATGCAATGAACTCAAAAAATTTAACTTTCAAAAGCAATGTTTTAGAGGGATCTTCTTGGGGATTATACTTCCAATACTGCACTGACGGACATGTAACAAACAACATCATTAAAAATCAGGCAGTGACTGGATTTTTAAACTTTGGATCTGCAAGAACCTCAATTGAAAACAACAAAGTAATCAATGCTAAAAACCATGGCATCGATGTAAGACATGGTACAGGACCAAACGTTAAAATTATTAATAACACAGTAATTGGTTCAAAAGAAGGAATCTATTTAATGCATTCTACAGGACATGTTGCAGCTAACAACACTTTAATAAACTGCACTATTAGTTCAATTAGTTGTTACGGTTCTAAAAATATTAAATTAAATGGAAATAAAATGCAAAAATCTAGAATTGGCGTTTTACTCGGAGGAGGATACGAGAACATCACTGTTGGTGAAAACATGTTTACTTTAGATAATTTACCATATCCTCCAACATTTGCATATTATATTGCAGAAGCAAAATCTGAATACCAGAATGATGAAGATATAATGGGTACTTTTAGTGACAGTTCTTTATATACTCCTAACTTTGTAGCATTTACTGGAATTGACGTCCCTAAAGATATTGGAATTAATTATGATCCCATTTTAGAAAAAACAGGACCAGAATGGATAGTTCCAGAAGGAGCTTCAAGTTCTGAGATTCAAAATATGATTAATAATATGAACAATGGCGATACTCTAAGTTTCACTCAAAATGCTATTTACAATGAAATTTCAATCTACACAGACAAAAACATTAAAATATTAGGTAACAATGCCACTTTAGTCGGATGCAGTGGAATTAACTTTAACAATACCCACTACTTGGATAATGTAGCTGAAAAAGTTAGAAAATCAACTAATGAGGGTGGATATGCAATAGGATACAATGCAGTATTATACATATTGAATACAACCAATGTTGTTGTAAGTGACTTAAATATTAAAGCACAATACCCTAAATATGATTCTAGCAAAGTTGAAACAACTACTAATGAGTATAAGACAGTGGGGATTTATGCCGATTCCAATTCAGGATTAGTAATTACTGGTTGTGATGTAACCGGTGCTTCTTGGGGTATTTTCCAACAGTATTGTAAAAATAGCACCATTATCAGAAATAATATTCATGACATTTACACTACAGGCATTATGAACTTTGGTTCACCTAATGGAATTATTGCCGGAAATACAGTTACTGATGCTGCCAATCATGGTATCGATGTAAGACATGGTACAGGACCGAACGTGACTATCTTTAATAACACAATTTCAGGTGCAAAAGAAGGAATTTATCTTATGCACTCTAAAGGACACTCTGCATACAATAACACGATTCTAAATTGTAAAATCAGTGGGATTACAGCCTACGGATCTGGAAATGAAGTGCTTTTTAACAATACCATTTCTGGAAGTAGACTTGGTATTTTGCTTGGAGGAGGATATTACAATATAACCATTGGTAAAAATACATTCAAGTTAGATTCATTACCATTTCCACCTACTTTTGTAACTTATCTTGCAAGAGCGGATAATAAATATCAATCTGAAGATGATGTCATTAGAACTTACTCCGATAAAGAAACTGCAGCAGTTGATGCTAACGACATAACTGTCGGATATAAAAAAGGTGAATTCAACATTACTTTAATTGGACAAAATGGTGATAAATTATCATATGAAGATTTATCCATATCTATTAATGGTGCTAATTTCACAGCTAAAACCGATGAAAAGGGCATTGCAGTTATTCCTCTTTCATTAACAACTGGAATTTATAATATGACCATTAAATTTGCAGGTAATGACAATTATGCACCAATAAATGTGACTAAAACTGTTACAGTTAATGATGACAGAATTAAAACCATTTTATCTGCAACTAGTAAAACCCTTTATTTAACTATCATTTCTAAAGGATATTCATACAAAGTCACATTTAAAGATATGAATGGAAAAGCAATTGCAAATAAAAAAATAAGTTTTAAAATTGATGGTAAAACCTATAGTGCAACTACTTCTTCAACTGGAATAGCTAATATTAAAATAAAAGCTACAACTACTGGAAATAAAAAAGCAACAATTAGCTTTAAGGGTGATGATAAATATGCTCCAGTCACTAAAACTTTAACTGTAAAAGTTATAAAACAATCATCCAAAATCAGCGCTTATAAAAAGACTTTTAAAGTAAAAATAAAAACTAAAAAATACACCATTACTTTAAAAAACAATAAAGGTAAAGCAATTTACAAAGGCACTGTTTATATTAAAGTTAAAGGCAAAACTTATAAAGCAGTTACCAATTCTAAAGGTAAAGCTACATTTAAGATTACCAAATTAACTAAAAAAGGTAAATTCACTGCAACCATCAAATATTACGGGAACAAATATTACAGTTCCACCAGTAAACAAGTATTAATAAGAACAAGAAGATAA
- a CDS encoding right-handed parallel beta-helix repeat-containing protein — protein sequence MNKSLNILFICFVALLVISCVNAANDNPNNSDDISNYQISSDLSNTEIQTMLDNAKEGDQFEFTDREYKNISLVVDKKLNIVSKKNSNIHTSNKIADKARNLGLNNSFGFYFTSNSGGSFLYGLTIISNSDYGIVVDKSDNTTIKNVVIKNGNVGILVKNSNNADIIQNNISKANSNSIHLENVSKSIISKNTISYNGRSGIHASNIYYCNVTNNTVHHNKFNGISLYNKTTGNIIKFNLAYENPNGIYINSQSDFDVVNSNTFTKNRRNTDYELGAFESGNGLLFGADFKTAKEGKSSRLEVKYNVLTHNEGYQAKNNPDLPTFKLGDNWFDSTDDENTFVCPMLLAGIMKMGTISVKNGFGLQMYDTNGEAVTEFGTFDTTVNVNGNQYTAKFVNGKAIIDANLDPDKEYEIEVIIGDKPVKFTYRTSSGDKNDESDSQTSTDGDFGINHHDFIDAMGNDASKGVGNSENGTSSAHFANSEQSGAHGTNASGNFQDSSDNGDSVLTNGNANAGDSSKGEQSEEGKAYEIVPQSKISKEITDTSGIIVLSIVSILGMIIYGYWRKPEIEN from the coding sequence TTGAATAAATCTTTAAATATTTTATTCATATGTTTTGTTGCTTTATTGGTCATTTCATGTGTTAATGCGGCAAATGACAATCCAAATAATTCTGATGATATTTCCAATTATCAAATAAGTTCTGATTTATCAAATACTGAAATTCAAACAATGTTGGATAATGCAAAAGAAGGAGATCAATTTGAATTTACTGACAGGGAATATAAGAATATTTCTTTAGTTGTAGATAAAAAGTTGAATATTGTCTCTAAAAAGAATTCAAATATTCATACTTCAAATAAAATAGCTGATAAAGCAAGAAATTTGGGATTAAACAATTCTTTCGGATTTTATTTCACTTCTAATAGTGGTGGAAGTTTTTTATATGGGTTAACAATTATATCTAATAGTGATTACGGTATCGTTGTTGATAAATCTGATAATACGACAATTAAAAATGTTGTTATAAAAAATGGGAATGTTGGTATTTTGGTTAAAAACTCCAATAATGCGGATATAATTCAGAATAATATTTCAAAAGCAAATTCCAATAGTATTCATTTAGAAAATGTATCTAAATCAATAATTTCAAAAAATACAATTTCTTATAATGGGAGATCTGGAATCCATGCTTCAAATATATACTATTGTAATGTAACTAACAATACTGTTCATCATAATAAATTTAATGGAATTTCATTGTACAATAAAACAACTGGAAATATCATTAAATTCAATTTAGCTTATGAAAACCCTAATGGAATTTATATAAATTCACAGTCAGATTTTGATGTTGTTAATTCAAATACATTCACTAAAAATCGACGTAATACTGATTATGAATTAGGTGCTTTCGAATCAGGTAATGGACTGCTATTTGGTGCTGATTTTAAAACGGCAAAAGAGGGAAAGTCTTCAAGATTGGAAGTTAAATATAATGTTTTAACTCATAATGAGGGATACCAGGCTAAAAACAATCCGGATCTTCCAACATTTAAACTTGGGGATAACTGGTTTGACTCAACTGATGATGAGAATACTTTTGTTTGTCCAATGCTTCTTGCAGGTATTATGAAAATGGGAACTATATCTGTTAAAAACGGTTTTGGTCTTCAGATGTATGATACAAATGGTGAAGCAGTCACAGAATTTGGTACATTTGACACCACAGTTAATGTTAATGGAAACCAATATACAGCAAAATTTGTAAATGGTAAAGCAATTATTGATGCCAATCTGGATCCGGATAAAGAATATGAAATTGAAGTAATTATTGGGGATAAACCAGTTAAATTTACTTATAGAACCTCATCTGGTGATAAAAATGATGAATCAGATTCACAAACATCAACAGATGGTGACTTCGGAATAAATCATCATGATTTTATTGATGCTATGGGAAATGATGCTTCAAAAGGTGTTGGGAACTCAGAAAATGGAACTTCAAGTGCTCATTTTGCAAATTCAGAACAATCTGGAGCTCATGGAACTAATGCTTCGGGTAATTTTCAAGATTCATCTGATAATGGTGATAGTGTATTAACTAATGGGAATGCTAATGCTGGAGATTCCAGTAAAGGTGAACAATCTGAAGAAGGAAAAGCATATGAAATAGTTCCTCAAAGCAAAATTTCAAAAGAAATCACTGATACTTCAGGTATTATTGTATTAAGTATTGTTTCTATTCTGGGAATGATTATTTATGGGTACTGGAGGAAACCTGAAATAGAGAATTAA
- a CDS encoding secondary thiamine-phosphate synthase enzyme YjbQ, whose protein sequence is MKVKSVSLKISSNEKFEIIDITSKINELIEIDEGIVSIFSKHSTSAIVVNENEDGLLKDLEVSLDDIISDKFSYSHDMIDNNARSHLKSFLLSSSENLPIKNGRLDLGTWQSVFFVELDGPRYDRTIILTMVGE, encoded by the coding sequence ATGAAAGTTAAATCTGTTTCTTTAAAAATAAGTAGTAATGAAAAATTTGAAATAATTGATATTACATCTAAAATTAATGAATTAATTGAAATCGATGAAGGCATTGTATCTATTTTTTCAAAACATTCCACATCAGCTATTGTTGTTAATGAAAATGAGGATGGATTATTAAAAGATTTGGAAGTTAGTCTTGATGATATTATTTCAGATAAATTTAGCTATTCCCATGATATGATTGACAATAATGCAAGATCACATTTAAAGTCTTTTTTATTGTCTTCAAGTGAAAATTTGCCTATAAAAAATGGCAGACTGGATTTGGGTACTTGGCAATCAGTATTTTTTGTAGAATTGGATGGACCAAGATATGATAGGACAATAATTTTGACAATGGTTGGTGAATAA
- the pheT gene encoding phenylalanine--tRNA ligase subunit beta, with the protein MPVITFKYQDLKDLGINMEKNELIDTLPMMSSDIEDFNDEEIKVEFFPNRPDNLSVEGVARSFKGFIGQEVGFPDYKIEESGEYVIVDKDVAAIRPYIGFAKINNVDFSGDKLKYIMDFQENLHWVIGRDRKKVAIGIHNADAVNGPFKYIATPKDANAFVPLEKDIEMTPDEILTEHEKGKDYAHLIRNFDKYPLILDKNNNVLSMPPIINGELTKLKEDTHNIIVDVTGTDAKAVNQTLNIICSSFAEVGGQIKSMEVKYEDKTLVTPDLTPQEMNVHVDTANELIGGTDLTAEDIRELLLKARFDAEIISENEIKTIIPSYRVDILHEVDIIENIAVQYHINDVIAELPDINTVAYENNWFKSEATIREVMIAMGFQEVMSLMLTNEEAHYKKMNQEEKPHVQVARPITIDRTMIRTSLINSLMEFLEDNKHEDLPQKIFEIGDVLYLDETKENKTVSSKKLAALVCHSTANFSEIKSIMSSVLSNLGYTMDISDSENKTFIEGRAADVVGEAQKGIIKGFFGEVSPEVITNFTLDYPVIGFEIEFINK; encoded by the coding sequence ATGCCAGTTATAACATTTAAATATCAAGATTTAAAAGATTTAGGAATCAATATGGAAAAAAATGAACTAATAGACACTTTACCAATGATGTCTAGTGATATTGAAGACTTTAATGATGAAGAAATTAAAGTAGAATTCTTCCCCAACAGACCAGACAACTTATCTGTTGAAGGGGTGGCCAGATCATTTAAAGGGTTTATTGGTCAGGAAGTGGGTTTTCCAGACTATAAAATTGAAGAATCTGGAGAATATGTTATCGTGGATAAAGATGTTGCAGCAATCAGACCATACATTGGATTTGCTAAAATTAATAATGTTGATTTTTCTGGAGATAAATTAAAATATATTATGGATTTCCAAGAAAACCTCCACTGGGTAATTGGAAGAGACAGAAAAAAAGTAGCTATAGGTATTCACAATGCAGATGCCGTAAATGGTCCATTTAAATATATTGCAACTCCAAAAGATGCAAATGCTTTCGTTCCACTTGAAAAAGATATTGAAATGACTCCTGATGAAATCTTAACCGAACATGAAAAAGGTAAAGATTATGCTCATTTAATCCGAAATTTTGATAAATACCCATTGATTCTTGATAAAAATAATAATGTGTTGTCTATGCCACCAATTATTAATGGAGAGTTAACTAAACTTAAAGAAGACACACATAACATTATTGTTGATGTAACTGGTACTGATGCAAAAGCAGTTAACCAAACATTGAATATTATCTGTTCCTCATTTGCAGAAGTTGGGGGTCAAATTAAATCCATGGAAGTTAAATATGAAGATAAAACTCTCGTAACTCCTGATTTAACTCCACAAGAAATGAATGTTCATGTAGATACTGCTAATGAGTTAATTGGTGGAACCGATTTAACTGCAGAAGATATTAGAGAATTATTATTAAAAGCACGTTTTGATGCTGAAATTATTAGTGAAAACGAAATAAAAACTATTATCCCCTCTTACAGAGTAGACATTTTACATGAAGTAGATATCATTGAAAATATCGCTGTACAATACCATATTAACGATGTGATAGCTGAACTTCCAGATATCAATACTGTAGCTTATGAAAATAACTGGTTTAAATCAGAAGCGACCATTCGTGAAGTAATGATTGCAATGGGATTCCAAGAAGTGATGAGTTTAATGCTTACTAACGAAGAGGCACATTACAAGAAAATGAACCAAGAAGAAAAGCCTCATGTTCAAGTTGCAAGACCTATTACAATTGATAGAACCATGATTAGAACCAGCTTAATTAATTCACTTATGGAGTTTTTAGAAGACAACAAACACGAAGATTTACCTCAAAAGATATTTGAAATCGGAGATGTTTTATACTTAGATGAAACTAAGGAAAATAAAACTGTTTCTTCTAAAAAATTAGCTGCACTCGTTTGTCACTCCACTGCTAACTTCAGTGAAATAAAATCAATTATGAGCAGTGTTTTATCAAATCTAGGATACACTATGGATATTAGTGATAGTGAGAATAAGACCTTCATTGAAGGAAGGGCAGCTGATGTGGTTGGTGAGGCTCAAAAAGGTATAATCAAAGGATTCTTTGGTGAAGTATCACCCGAAGTCATTACAAATTTTACATTGGACTATCCAGTAATCGGGTTTGAAATTGAATTTATTAACAAATAA
- a CDS encoding valine--tRNA ligase, giving the protein MSNEEIPKDYDFKKEKFWEKKWEDEDIYRYIGDGSRPRYIIDTPPPYPTGLIHLGHVLNWVYIDMNARYRRLKGHDVLFPQGWDCHGLPTEVKVEETHGIKKNDVSRAQFREYCVDLTTKNIASMKSQMKAMGFSQDWNREFITMTPEYRKRTQYSFLKMYEEGLIYQGIHPVNWCPRCETAIAFAEVEYSDNTTFLNYVNFPPAVDDSYDDIVSSQSSGKQASPNDEGILIATTRPELMAACVAVVIHPEDERYTHLLGKYVEVPLSHQKVKIIADEEVDPEFGTGAVMICTFGDKTDVSWVNKYDLEIIDIMDETGILTEAAGRYAGMDLPSAKKQTIEDLDAEGYLLKQEQVDQNVGQCWRCKTPIEILVKKQWFVAVRELIKKTKDAAEEMNWVPEHMKSRMVNWADSMEWDWCISRQRIFATPIPVWYCKDCGKVILPDVEDLPIDPTQDKPKHACECGCEEFIPEEDVLDTWMDSSISPLSIAGWPNEDYINHFPADIRPQGHDIIRTWAFYTTLRCLALTGQKPFSDIVINGMVFGEDGYKMSKSRGNVIGPEEVIEQYGADALRTWAANSVPGSDVIFDWKDIKHGYRFLRKFWNAFRFISMQIFDEKVSYDEIKDDLGPLDLWILSKLNNLNKNVDKAFAEYNFADTISSIEGFFWHDFCDEYIEAVKYRLYTDVSDESKRAAKYTLRCVVETSLKLLAPIVPFFVEEVYQYFDNQSIHTTSWPEVIEELISEEMEVKGETTVELIDEVRRFKSASKIPLNAELSEVNVYTSNNDLIDVFNQFDDDIKGTLKINNLEISSGKPEVHEKTIEVEPDMSQIGPKFKGDAGKIIGYLKSTDIEEIANVLDESHELTIGEIVVPEDMLNIKKEIVGASGKKVDILQSENLDMIVEVIR; this is encoded by the coding sequence ATGTCAAATGAAGAAATTCCTAAAGACTATGATTTTAAAAAAGAGAAGTTTTGGGAGAAAAAATGGGAAGATGAAGATATCTACAGATATATTGGAGATGGATCTCGTCCCAGATACATAATTGATACTCCCCCACCATACCCAACAGGACTTATTCACTTAGGTCATGTTTTAAATTGGGTTTATATTGATATGAATGCAAGATATAGAAGATTGAAAGGACATGATGTATTATTCCCACAAGGATGGGATTGTCATGGTCTTCCAACTGAAGTGAAAGTTGAAGAAACTCATGGTATTAAAAAAAATGATGTTTCCAGAGCTCAATTCCGAGAATATTGTGTCGATTTAACTACAAAAAATATTGCTAGTATGAAATCTCAAATGAAAGCAATGGGATTTTCACAAGATTGGAATCGTGAATTTATTACCATGACTCCCGAATACAGAAAAAGAACCCAATATTCTTTTTTAAAAATGTATGAGGAAGGATTAATCTATCAAGGCATTCACCCGGTAAATTGGTGTCCTCGTTGTGAAACAGCTATTGCTTTTGCGGAAGTAGAATATAGTGATAATACTACATTTTTAAACTATGTTAACTTCCCGCCTGCAGTAGATGATTCATATGATGATATTGTATCTTCACAATCATCTGGTAAACAGGCTAGTCCGAATGATGAAGGTATTTTGATTGCAACTACAAGACCTGAATTAATGGCTGCTTGTGTAGCAGTTGTAATTCATCCAGAAGATGAAAGATACACTCATCTTTTAGGTAAATATGTTGAAGTTCCTTTATCACATCAAAAAGTAAAGATCATTGCAGATGAAGAGGTGGATCCTGAATTCGGTACAGGTGCAGTAATGATTTGTACCTTTGGTGATAAAACTGATGTAAGCTGGGTAAATAAATATGATTTAGAAATCATTGATATTATGGATGAGACAGGCATTTTGACCGAAGCTGCTGGAAGATATGCTGGAATGGATTTGCCAAGTGCTAAAAAACAAACAATTGAAGACTTGGATGCTGAAGGTTACTTATTAAAACAAGAACAAGTAGACCAAAATGTCGGGCAATGTTGGAGATGCAAAACTCCTATTGAAATTCTTGTTAAAAAACAATGGTTCGTTGCTGTAAGGGAATTAATCAAAAAGACCAAGGATGCAGCAGAAGAAATGAACTGGGTACCGGAACACATGAAATCTCGTATGGTAAACTGGGCAGATTCTATGGAATGGGATTGGTGTATTTCAAGACAAAGAATTTTTGCAACTCCAATTCCTGTATGGTATTGTAAAGACTGTGGTAAAGTCATTTTGCCGGATGTGGAAGATCTGCCAATTGATCCAACTCAAGATAAACCTAAACATGCATGTGAATGCGGATGCGAAGAATTTATCCCTGAAGAAGATGTACTTGATACTTGGATGGATTCCTCTATTTCACCATTATCTATTGCAGGATGGCCTAATGAAGACTATATTAACCACTTCCCAGCGGATATTCGTCCGCAGGGGCATGATATTATTCGTACTTGGGCGTTCTACACAACACTTAGATGCTTAGCTCTCACAGGTCAAAAACCGTTTTCGGATATTGTAATTAATGGTATGGTATTTGGTGAAGATGGATATAAAATGAGTAAATCCAGAGGAAATGTAATTGGTCCGGAAGAAGTCATTGAACAATATGGTGCAGATGCACTTAGAACTTGGGCTGCAAACAGTGTACCGGGATCTGATGTAATATTTGATTGGAAAGATATTAAACACGGGTATCGTTTCTTAAGAAAATTCTGGAATGCATTCAGATTTATCAGCATGCAAATTTTTGATGAAAAGGTATCCTATGATGAAATTAAAGATGATTTAGGGCCTCTAGATTTATGGATTTTATCTAAACTCAACAACTTAAATAAAAATGTCGACAAGGCATTTGCCGAATACAACTTTGCAGATACAATTAGCTCAATTGAAGGATTTTTCTGGCATGATTTCTGTGATGAATATATTGAAGCTGTAAAATACAGACTATACACTGATGTATCAGATGAATCTAAAAGAGCAGCTAAATACACTTTAAGATGTGTAGTTGAAACATCCTTAAAATTGCTTGCTCCAATTGTTCCATTCTTTGTTGAAGAAGTATATCAATACTTCGATAATCAATCTATCCATACCACTTCATGGCCGGAAGTAATTGAAGAGTTAATCAGTGAAGAAATGGAAGTTAAAGGTGAAACTACAGTTGAATTAATTGATGAAGTAAGAAGATTTAAATCAGCATCAAAAATTCCATTAAATGCAGAACTCTCAGAAGTCAATGTATACACATCCAACAACGATTTAATTGATGTATTTAATCAGTTTGATGATGATATTAAAGGTACTTTAAAAATTAACAATCTAGAAATTAGTTCTGGAAAACCAGAAGTTCATGAAAAAACAATTGAAGTTGAGCCGGATATGTCTCAAATCGGACCTAAATTCAAAGGAGATGCTGGTAAAATTATTGGATATTTAAAGTCTACCGACATTGAAGAAATTGCCAATGTTTTAGATGAATCTCATGAACTTACTATTGGTGAAATTGTTGTTCCTGAAGACATGTTAAATATCAAAAAAGAGATTGTTGGAGCATCAGGTAAAAAGGTTGATATCCTACAGTCTGAAAACTTAGACATGATTGTTGAAGTAATTAGATAA